From Enterococcus wangshanyuanii, the proteins below share one genomic window:
- the holA gene encoding DNA polymerase III subunit delta, translating into MNLQAALQQVRQQQFASVYLVQGTEGYLSELFKTELMNQLIKTEDDQFNYSSFDMEEVPLSTAIEEAETIPFFGDYRLVFIENPYFLTAERKTTGLDHDIDSLLNYLEEPSPTTILVFNASVEKLDERKKITKSLKKQAAVIDVNPMGEREVRHYIEQTIQSEGYDIRPEAFDLLLQLTDLNLSKVMGELQKLFLFSSEDKVISLHAVKELVPKSLEHNVFDLTNEVLSGNGEKAIQLYEDLLLQGEETIKLNAILLNQIRLFLQTKILAKLGYQQANIADTLKIHPYRVKLALQQVRRFELERLEEIYDELVENDVKMKTGKMDKELLFELFILKLSAQGVR; encoded by the coding sequence ATGAACTTACAAGCAGCATTGCAGCAGGTTCGCCAACAACAGTTTGCTTCTGTTTATCTAGTTCAGGGAACAGAAGGATACTTAAGCGAGCTATTTAAAACAGAATTAATGAATCAATTGATTAAAACAGAAGATGATCAATTTAATTATTCTTCCTTTGATATGGAAGAGGTTCCTTTATCAACCGCGATCGAAGAAGCTGAAACAATTCCATTTTTTGGTGACTATCGTTTAGTATTTATAGAAAACCCTTATTTTTTAACAGCTGAAAGAAAAACAACGGGTCTTGATCATGATATCGATAGTTTATTGAACTATCTTGAAGAACCGTCGCCTACGACTATTCTGGTATTTAATGCAAGTGTTGAAAAATTGGATGAACGAAAAAAAATCACTAAATCATTGAAGAAACAAGCAGCCGTCATCGATGTCAATCCGATGGGCGAACGTGAAGTACGTCATTATATCGAGCAAACCATTCAAAGCGAAGGGTATGATATTCGCCCCGAGGCTTTTGATCTATTATTGCAATTGACAGACTTGAATTTGTCTAAAGTAATGGGTGAACTGCAAAAGTTATTTCTTTTTTCTTCAGAAGATAAAGTTATTTCTCTTCATGCAGTAAAAGAATTAGTGCCGAAATCCTTGGAGCACAATGTGTTCGATTTAACGAATGAAGTCCTATCAGGCAATGGAGAAAAGGCAATACAGCTCTATGAAGATCTTTTACTTCAAGGGGAGGAAACGATCAAGCTGAATGCGATTTTATTGAACCAAATCCGTTTATTTTTACAAACAAAAATACTAGCAAAGCTTGGATATCAACAAGCCAATATTGCAGATACACTAAAAATTCATCCTTATCGTGTCAAATTAGCACTGCAGCAAGTGAGGCGGTTTGAGTTGGAACGTCTGGAAGAAATATATGATGAGCTTGTTGAAAATGATGTTAAAATGAAAACCGGCAAGATGGATAAAGAGCTACTTTTTGAATTGTTTATCTTGAAATTATCTGCTCAAGGTGTAAGGTAA